Proteins encoded together in one Penicillium digitatum chromosome 1, complete sequence window:
- a CDS encoding Glycogenin, with amino-acid sequence MDSNGGAVYCTLLLSDSYLPGAMILAHSLRDNGTKAKLVALFTPDRVQSSTIDELRTVYNELIPVSSMVNDTPANLWLMDRPDLIATFTKIELWRLTQYRRVVYIDCDVVALRAPDELLSLEADFAAAPDVGWPDCFNSGMMVLRPNLQDYYALRALAQRGISFDGADQGLLNMHFRNWHRLSFTYNCTPSANYQYIPAYKHFQSTISLIHFIGAQKPWNMPRQIVPLESPYNQLLGRWWAVYDRHYRLPFVPIAPFGIEKTVLAQNFLVHAPRCEIKPTSERQPGHVETPISIHEESHQAPPVEHGHLEPRHEHSASSNVQRAAVSVLSMVPQYVRGEEHISTLISTLPPAPITLAPQLSHETYETQTQAPVHYPDGHIHQPQPLAPIPPPFKEYQSPASPVEEVSTFEAPRSEWDPSREPPPVNTKPEGISLQQKTYNMSEDTHLFQPPSSYPEAPKNMWYEVPAKPEPKPTTIFPWEGHAPKPTRVFAKEAPRKFVKPPVISEKPEHRSLPSEPALPGPSPSYTRIPFEPSAESWQTYTRSNAWDEDPEIQRYIETIQARRTKSQVTLLRAHSNSPGRSPPSPGFRPSTKITDFPTEVERPSLPVTPAPIRRTSYGDEASGTAALPAAEGVPSQEEWNPLAQLEELHRRHSEVLEHPELLFNRLAAASNCER; translated from the exons ATGGATTCCAATGGAGGAGCAGTCTACTGCACG CTTCTGTTGAGTGACAGTTATCTTCCCG GTGCTATGATCCTTGCCCATTCCCTACGTGACAATGGTACAAAAGCAAAGTTGGTGGCGCTCTTTACGCCGGACAGAGTACAATCGAGCACCATCGACGAACTCAGG ACCGTCTACAACGAGTTGATCCCAGTGAGCTCAATGGTAAACGACACGCCTGCGAATCTCTGGCTCATGGACCGTCCAGACCTGATTGCTACATTCACCAAGATCGAGCTCTGGCGCTTGACGCAATACCGGCGGGTTGTATACATTGATTGTGATGTTGTAGCTCTCCGAGCCCCCGACGAGCTGTTATCACTGGAAGCAGACTTTGCTGCCGCGCCCGACGTGGGTTGGCCTGATTGCTTTAATAGTGGAATGATGGTTCTCCGACCTAATCTACAGGACTACTATGCGCTAAGAGCACTCGCCCAACGTGGTATCAGCTTTGATGGCGCCGACCAGGGCCTGCTGAATATGCATTTCCGGAATTGGCATAGGCTAAGCTTCACGTATAATTGCACACCAAGTGCCAATTACCAGTACATTCCTGCGTACAAGCATTTTCAGAGTACCATCAGTCTTATTCATTTCATCGGTGCTCAGAAGCCTTGGAATATGCCGAGGCAGATTGTCCCGCTGGAGTCCCCGTACAATCAGCTCTTAGGCCGGTGGTGGGCTGTCTATGACAGACACTATCGTCTGCCGTTT GTGCCGATCGCGCCATTTGGGATTGAAAAGACGGTGTTGGCTCAAAATTTTCTAGTCCACGCCCCTCGTTGTGAAATAAAACCAACGTCTGAACGGCAGCCCGGCCATGTTGAAACCCCCATAAGCATCCACGAGGAGTCACACCAAGCACCGCCAGTCGAGCATGGCCATTTAGAACCGCGCCATGAACACTCTGCTTCCTCTAATGTACAGCGTGCTGCCGTGTCTGTATTGAGTATGGTACCGCAGTATGTTCGTGGAGAGGAGCATATCTCAACTTTAATCTCAACTTTGCCTCCTGCGCCAATCACTCTTGCGCCTCAACTGAGCCATGAAACATATGAGACACAGACCCAGGCACCAGTACACTACCCCGACGGCCATATTCACCAACCCCAGCCGCTGGCGCCGATCCCTCCTCCTTTCAAAGAGTATCAATCACCCGCATCTCCGGTCGAAGAGGTTTCGACCTTTGAGGCGCCAAGATCCGAATGGGATCCCTCACG TGAGCCACCGCCTGTCAACACGAAACCGGAAGGTATCAGTTTACAACAGAAAACCTACAATATGTCTGAAGACACGCATCTCTTCCAACCCCCATCGTCCTACCCCGAGGCACCGAAAAACATGTGGTATGAGGTTCCCGCCAAACCGGAGCCCAAACCTACCACGATCTTCCCCTGGGAGGGCCATGCTCCGAAACCCACCCGTGTCTTCGCCAAGGAGGCACCAAGGAAATTTGTGAAACCTCCCGTAATATCCGAAAAACCAGAGCACCGTTCACTTCCAAGCGAGCCAGCCCTTCCCGGACCCTCCCCTTCCTACACTCGGATACCGTTCGAACCCAGTGCCGAATCATGGCAAACATACACCCGCTCAAATGCCTGGGATGAGGACCCAGAGATTCAGCGCTACATTGAGACGATCCAAGCACGGCGCACAAAATCACAAGTGACCCTTCTGAGAGCCCACTCCAACAGCCCCGGGAGATCACCCCCAAGCCCAGGCTTCCGCCCCAGCACCAAGATCACCGACTTCCCGACGGAAGTTGAGCGCCCCAGTCTGCCCGTAACGCCGGCCCCAATCCGCCGCACCAGCTACGGAGATGAGGCCTCCGGTACAGCCGCCCTCCCGGCTGCCGAGGGTGTGCCTAGCCAGGAGGAATGG AATCCCCTAGCTCAGCTCGAGGAGCTGCATCGTCGGCACTCGGAGGTCTTGGAACATCCCGAGCTGCTGTTTAATCGGCTTGCCGCTGCCTCAAACTGTGAGCGTTAA
- a CDS encoding Capsule-associated protein CAP1, putative encodes MRIQRLIVLLTIGVLVCLSLLLLRSSPPREQPLVLPPPEPIQHPQLHAGQKTYLPEKEHPITRLIGNAQQQFNHAQSRQSKTLAEAVIEYQRRYNMHPPPFFDKWFEFAKSRNVQLIDDFDSIYHTLLPFWGVKPKTIRERARETLGFDNAVLGILIRNGKVSLTDGGGDDRKWQRDATAGMMNAFVKYLPDMDLVFNTHDEPRVILPNEDLQRLVHKAKDFTIPASFQKTPTNAWSPRASDLNKGDRIDEVRTTRFNRFAHQPTWTNSRISCPVDSPARSLDENPPDDVDPYAYGELGFIYNTTAASDICNTPSLRYSYGFFDRPNAFDVVHDLFPIFSQSKISSFQDIIYPSPWYWADKVPYDTEKDYAWEAKSDRMYWRGSTTGGFSRAGGWRRQHRQQFVDNVNALGTTKVLVRQGDSWVSQVTNRNIHRDSFDVKFTLIGQCDPDDCNAQTEYFGVFKQAGQQDAWAHKFLVDIDGNAFSGRFYAFLHSKSFVYKIAIFREWHDEWLKPWVHYVPLSLKGDEYVESMRYFTSEDEGKKAALQIANQGQRWAQKTLRNEDLEVWFFRLLLEYGRLVDDNREQLGFVL; translated from the exons ATGCGCATCCAACGGTTGATTGTATTACTTACGATCGGTGTTCTTGTCTGTCTTTCTCTCCTACTATTACGATCATCACCTCCCCGAGAGCAGCCCTTAGTTTTGCCTCCTCCCGAACCGATTCAACATCCTCAGCTTCATGCGGGGCAAAAAACATACCTCCCCGAGAAGGAACACCCGATCACGCGTCTGATCGGAAATGCCCAGCAGCAATTCAATCATGCGCAGTCACGGCAATCAAAAACCTTGGCCGAGGCCGTAATTGAATACCAGCGCCGCTATAATATGCACCCGCCGCCATTTTTCGACAAGTGGTTCGAGTTTGCCAAGTCAAGAAACGTACAGCTAATCGATGATTTCGACTCCATATACCACACCCTCCTCCCCTTCTGGGGTGTGAAACCAAAGACGATTCGCGAACGGGCGCGCGAGACACTTGGATTTGACAATGCGGTACTTGGTATTCTGATTCGCAACGGCAAGGTGTCTTTAACAGATGGAGGGGGTGATGACCGCAAGTGGCAGCGAGATGCCACTGCCGGTATGATGAATGCTTTTGTAAAATACCTGCCCGACATGGACCTGGTCTTCAACACTCACGACGAACCGCGCGTGATCCTTCCTAATGAAGACCTCCAGCGATTGGTGCATAAGGCCAAGGACTTCACTATCCCAGCATCATTCCAGAAAACCCCGACTAACGCGTGGTCCCCACGTGCTTCAGACCTAAACAAAGGTGACCGCATCGACGAGGTGCGCACTACTCGTTTCAACCGTTTCGCGCACCAACCGACCTGGACAAACTCCCGAATATCTTGTCCGGTTGACAGTCCAGCGCGCTCACTTGATGAAAATCCTCCCGACGACGTTGATCCTTATGCGTATGGCGAACTCGGCTTCATCTACAACACGACGGCGGCCTCTGATATCTGCAATACCCCCTCTCTCCGCTATTCATACGGATTCTTTGACCGACCCAACGCCTTCGATGTCGTCCACGATCTGTTTCCCATCTTCTCGCAGAGCAAGATCTCCAGCTTCCAGGACATCATTTACCCGAGTCCCTGGTATTGGGCTGACAAGGTTCCTTACGACACTGAAAAAGACTATGCGTGGGAGGCCAAGTCCGACCGAATGTACTGGCGTGGCTCCACAACAGGTGGGTTTTCGCGCGCGGGTGGCTGGCGTCGACAACATCGACAGCAATTTGTCGACAACGTCAACGCCTTGGGCACCACCAAAGTTCTCGTTCGCCAGGGGGACAGCTGGGTTTCACAAGTCACCAACCGGAACATTCATCGCGATTCCTTCGATGTCAAATTCACGCTTATTGGCCAGTGCGACCCGGACGATTGCAATGCGCAGACTGAATACTTTGGGGTGTTCAAACAGGCCGGGCAACAAGATGCGTGGGCGCACAAGTTCCTAGTTGACATCGACGGCAACGCTTTTAGCGGACGATTCTACGCTTTCTTGCATAGCAAGAGCTTTGTCTACAAGATCGCTATCTTCCgcgaatggcatgatgaGTGGCTGAAGCCCTGGGTACACTACGTCCCTCTCAGTTTGAAAGGCGACGAGTACGTTGAAAGCATGCGATACTTTACCTCAGAAGACGAGGGCAAAAAGGCTGCTCTTCAAATTGCCAACCAAGGCCAGCGCTGGGCACAAAAGACCCTACGAAATGAAGATCTGGAGGTTTGGTTCTTCCGGTTACTACTAGA GTATGGTCGCTTGGTAGACGACAACCGCGAACAACTAGGATTCGTTCTTTGA
- a CDS encoding Alpha/beta hydrolase, putative: MGKSLARALISAVIFAYGSFTVILYSLIALAKGTYFNCPTEDEKRDLQLARNRLWNLSKDFEGLSHHILTLQSGFKFHFVSNDLPNTPETINSEKPLVIFIHGFPDSWAIWRHIIRNPALQEAVSLVAIDLPGYGGTESLEKYTATNVLEKLTELIVTLRIQYGVDSDKESNKKRTIIVAHDWGCVLSIRLAAEAPSLAHRFILSNGPSMKLVESNIRRLLFSANKMLGNAWRSPLHARVPLMQALRTLTPLARQLFLSGYIFAMQLPTPIISYFLSGGNQSLLKSCHLASYNKDECTPLDVANSMASTMGPSAAEFDTKTPSGDAYPASLGERAFAHVIHMAAYYRDRAAVAHWVKSIETVASLHSIASEKRMASSGAGLFDEGPPGALKASTTIFWGKDDIALDQRICLDGMGDYLVQGSQVVLLPRTGHWTPVERESGAALIKTIEWAAQGEEGDIVTAIGESYPGVHITFSR, encoded by the exons ATGGGTAAATCCCTAGCCCGTGCCTTGATCAGCGCGGTCATCTTTGCCTACGGCTCCTTCACAGTAATTCTTTACAGCCTCATTGCCTTGGCGAAAGGCACATACTTCAATTGCCCCACTGAAGACGAGAAAAGGGACCTACAGCTTG CTCGCAATCGTCTGTGGAATTTATCTAAAGACTTCGAAGGTCTCTCTCACCACATTCTAACTCTGCAGAGCGGATTCAAGTTCCACTTTGTCAGTAACGATCTCCCGAACACACCGGAAACCATCAATTCTGAGAAACCATTGGTCATTTTCATTCATGGATTCCCCGATAGCTGGGCGATCTGGCGACACATAATCAGAAACCCTGCTCTACAAGAAGCCGTTTCGCTCGTTGCAATTGACCTTCCCGGATATGGAGGAACAGAGAGCCTGGAGAAATATACTGCCACAAACGTCTTGGAGAAATTGACAGAGCTGATCGTCACCCTGCGGATCCAGTATGGTGTGGACTCGGATAAGGAAAGCAACAAAAAGAGAACCATAATCGTTGCCCATGATTGGGGCTGTGTCTTGTCCATACGCCTCGCGGCCGAGGCTCCGTCCCTGGCCCATCGGTTCATCCTGTCCAACGGACCATCA ATGAAATTGGTTGAATCCAATATCCGCCGTCTGCTCTTCTCAGCCAATAAGATGCTCGGTAACGCCTGGCGTTCACCACTGCATGCCCGCGTCCCGCTGATGCAGGCCCTCCGAACCCTCACCCCTCTCGCCCGCCAGCTTTTCCTATCCGGCTATATCTTTGCTATGCAGCTACCTACGCCAATTATCTCTTACTTCCTGTCCGGAGGCAACCAGTCACTGTTGAAAAGTTGCCACCTCGCCTCGTACAACAAAGATGAATGTACCCCCCTCGACGTGGCAAACAGCATGGCTAGCACTATGGGTCCATCCGCCGCAGAATTTGATACCAAAACTCCCAGCGGTGATGCCTACCCCGCCAGCCTCGGTGAACGCGCGTTCGCACATGTCATACACATGGCGGCTTATTACCGTGATCGAGCTGCGGTAGCACATTGGGTTAAGTCCATTGAGACGGTTGCTAGCTTGCACAGCATTGCATCCGAAAAGCGGATGGCGAGCAGCGGAGCTGGGTTGTTTGATGAAGGCCCCCCGGGCGCTCTCAAAGCTAGCACGACCATTTTCTGGGGCAAGGATGATATTGCTCTTGATCAGAGGATCTGCCTTGACGGGATGGGTGATTATCTGGTGCAGGGGTCCCAGGTTGTGCTACTTCCCCGTACTGGACATTGGACTCCGGTTGAACGTGAGAGTGGCGCAGCTCTGATCAAGACCATTGAATGGGCTGCTCAAGGCGAAGAGGGAGATATTGTGACAGCCATTGGTGAATCCTACCCTGGTGTCCATATCACTTTTTCACGATAA
- a CDS encoding 40S ribosomal protein uS3, translated as MAAVQGAISKRRKFVADGVFYAELNEFFQRELAEEGYSGVEVRVTPTVTDIIVRATHTQEVLGEQGRRIRELTSLIQKRFKFPENSVSLYAAKVQNRGLSAVAQCESLRYKLLNGLAVRRACYGVLRFIMESGAKGCEVVVSGKLRAARAKSMKFTDGFMIHSGQPAKEFIDSATRHVLLRQGVLGIKVKIMRGSDPEGKAGPQKTLPDSVTIIEPKEEQPVLQPVSQDYGAKAIAAQQAAEQQRLAEQQAAEAEGGAETFAQE; from the exons ATGGCCGCTGTTCAGGGAGCTATTTCTAAGCGCAGAAAGTTCGTCGCCGACGGTGTCTTCTATGCCGAGCTGAACGAGTTCTTCCAGCGCGAGCTGGCCGAGGAGGGCTACTCCGGTGTGGAAGTCCGTGTGACTCCCACTGTCACCGACATCA TTGTCCGTGCCACCCACACCCAGGAGGTTCTCGGTGAGCAGGGTCGCCGCATCCGCGAGCTCACCTCCCTCATCCAGAAGCGCTTCAAGTTCCCCGAGAACTCCGTCTCCCTCTACGCCGCCAAGGTCCAGAACCGCGGTCTCTCCGCTGTCGCTCAGTGCGAGTCCCTCCGCTACAAGCTCCTTAACGGTCTTGCTGTTCGTCGTGCCTGCTACGGTGTCCTCCGTTTCATTATGGAGTCTGGTGCCAAGGGTTGCGAGGTTGTTGTGTCCGGAAAGCTCCGTGCCGCCCGTGCCAAGTCCATGAAGTTCACC GACGGTTTCATGATCCACTCCGGTCAGCCCGCCAAGGAGTTCATTGACTCCGCCACTCGTCACGTTCTCCTCCGCCAGGGTGTCCTCGGTATTAAGGTTAAGATCATGCGCGGTTCCGACCCCGAGGGCAAGGCCGGTCCCCAGAAGACTCTCCCCGACTCGGTCACCATCATCGAGCCCAAGGAGGAGCAGCCCGTTCTCCAGCCCGTCAGCCAGGACTACGGTGCCAAGGCTATCGCCGCTCAGCAGGCCGCCGAGCAGCAGCGTCTTGCCGAGCAGCAGGCCGCTGAGGCAGAGGGTGGTGCGGAGACTTTCGCTCAGGAGTAA
- a CDS encoding Protein phosphatase has protein sequence MERTRIAKVDNVTLARRGEQVDGTLHLTPHHLIFSHTPPVSPEDQIKGVTTRPRELWITYPIIAFCTLRPAPAASRQLSSIRLRCRDFTFVCFYFINEHKARDVFETIKQWTCKSSRIDKLYAFSYQPPPPEKEFDGWQLYDPRKEWARQGCLDEGKTWRLSEINVNYEFSPTYPALIPVPCSISDNTLNYAGRYRSRARIPALTYFHPINNCTITRSSQPLVGVRQNRSIQDEKLMAAIFLTSRSERPLASFSATEKETDSSCSETSQVAVPELNYSEEIEDNLLAATSGDYEDHRSIYGAQQSNLIVDARPTVNAFAMQAVGLGSENMDNYKFATKAYLGIDNIHVMRDSLNKVIDALKESDVTPLGPNRDQLARSGWLKHIGGILEGAKLITRQVGLTHSHVLIHCSDGWDRTSQLSALSQICLDPYFRTLEGFMVLVEKDWLSFGHMFRHRSGHLNSEKWFQIENERIGGDPNRAFGDGGGAGKAIENAFLSAKGFFGRDNNSRDSLPDTDGELQNYDSDTPVKKPTTPRSGVSEKEITKPKETSPVFHQFLDATYQLLHQHPTRFEFNERFLRRLLYHLYSCQFGTFLFNSEKERVDCKASERTRSVWDYFLARQEQFTNPRYDPVIDDNQRGKERLIFPRVNETRWWNEVFGRTDAEMNGPRSSATSRIIPKSTVLTGIETAGPESAGNLTDVSGMTAAVTSGVSKLAFSAGTDRPTELEVEMQ, from the exons ATGGAGAGAACACGGATTGCTAAG GTTGACAATGTGACCTTGGCTCGCCGCGGAGAGCAGGTCGATGGCACCCTCCATCTAACCCCTCATCACCTCATTTTTTCGCACACCCCACCAGTATCTCCAGAAGACCAGATAAAGGGCGTGACAACAAGGCCAAGAGAGCTGTGGATCACATATCCTATCATCGCTTTCTGCACCCTGCGGCCAGCTCCCGCCGCCTCCCGCCAGCTCTCTTCCATCCGTCTTCGATGCCGAGACTTCACGTTCGTCTGTTTCTACTTTATAAATGAGCACAAAGCACGAGATGTGTTTGAAACTATCAAACAATGGACATGCAAATCTAGTCGTATCGATAAGCTTTACGCCTTTAGCTATCAGCCTCCCCCGCCAGAAAAGGAGTTTGATGGGTGGCAGCTGTATGACCCGCGCAAGGAATGGGCACGCCAGGGCTGCTTGGATGAAGGAAAAACATGGCGCCTTTCAGAGATCAATGTGAACTATGAG TTCTCCCCAACCTATCCCGCCCTCATCCCCGTACCTTGTTCCATATCCGACAATACACTTAATTATGCGGGGCGCTATCGATCCCGAGCAAGAATTCCAGCCCTCACATACTTTCACCCTATCAATAATTGCACTATCACCAGAAGCTCACAGCCGCTGGTCGGTGTCCGTCAGAACCGAAGCATTCAAGACGAAAAGCTTATGGCTGCTATATTCTTGACGTCTCGCTCCGAGCGGCCACTGGCGAGTTTCTCAGCcacagagaaagaaacagaCTCAAGCTGTTCAGAGACGAGTCAGGTGGCAGTTCCAGAGTTGAACTATTCCGAGGAAATTGAGGACAACTTGTTAGCCGCCACAAGTGGCGATTATGAGGACCACCGCTCGATATATGGCGCCCAGCAATCGAACCTGATCGTAGACGCACGCCCAACAGTGAATGCATTTGCCATGCAGGCCGTGGGACTTGGGTCAGAGAACATGGACAACTACAAATTCGCTACCAAGGCATATCTTGGTATCGACAACATTCATGTCATGCGAGACTCGCTAAACAAGGTGATTGATGCCTTGAAGGAGTCAGATGTTACTCCGTTAGGGCCAAATCGTGACCAGCTAGCGCGCAGCGGCTGGTTGAAGCACATTGGCGGGATTTTGGAGGGAGCAAAACTGATAACTCGTCAAGTTGGTCTCACCCATTCTCATGTTTTGATCCATTGCTCTGATGGCTGGGACCGCACAAGTCAGCTTAGTGCGCTGAGCCAGATTTGTTTGGACCCCTACTTTCGGACGCTGGAGGGCTTCATGGTGCTGGTAGAGAAAGACTGGCTTTCATTTGGACACATGTTCCGACACCGGTCCGGTCATTTGAATAGCGAAAAATGGTTCCAGATCGAAAATGAACGCATCGGCGGAGATCCCAACCGTGCCTTTGGTGACGGTGGGGGTGCGGGAAAGGCTATTGAAAATGCATTCCTTAGTGCCAAAGGATTCTTTGGTCGGGACAACAATAGCCGTGACTCTTTGCCGGACACAGATGGAGAGCTTCAGAACTATGACTCTGACACTCCTGTGAAGAAGCCTACTACGCCACGCTCAGGGGTGTCTGAGAAGGAGATAACCAAACCAAAAGAGACGAGCCCTGTGTTCCATCAGTTCTTGGATGCAACTTATCAGCTGCTTCATCAGCATCCGACACGATTTGAGTTTAATGAGCGTTTCCTGCGGCGACTTCTTTATCATCTCTATTCCTGTCAATTTGGTACATTCTTGTTCAACAGCGAGAAAGAACGTGTGGATTGCAAGGCCAGTGAACGAACCCGTAGCGTCTGGGACTACTTCCTCGCTCGCCAGGAACAATTCACGAACCCTCGATATGACCCTGTCATCGATGACAATCAGCGTGGCAAGGAACGACTTATTTTCCCCCGGGTCAATGAAACACGGTGGTGGAATGAGGTATTCGGTCGAACTGATGCAGAGATGAATGGCCCCCGTTCCTCAGCAACATCCAGAATCATCCCGAAAAGTACGGTGCTGACTGGTATTGAGACTGCTGGGCCAGAGAGTGCTGGTAACCTGACGGATGTGTCGGGGATGACAGCTGCAGTCACGTCGGGCGTATCTAAGCTTGCATTCTCAGCGGGCACGGACAGACCGACCGAGTTAGAAGTAGAGATGCAATGA
- a CDS encoding respiratory complex assembly protein Rmp1: MLRRPAGTKLGLLSFQSFLYRRSLLTYPHAVLPRYQSNWSRDHEREAFNRPNFERNRESKDNGKCEAGRFTLDVDTLGKPGQIVVVPSRRRRVLNRNRNKNLENESGGTISAMLDEINDENSSPSDKSVQERINEVRGSYQLGQILPAADLKALWSKLASSFTYKQLLGFISEHNRTSVVEEKGWTWGSSSSKSQDKILGKTKGFRGKSQAAETIVRKCWQLVADGERGQLEFRIPAQSISLLLHAEHFSFHELASLHGCGIDVTQSAGLVSLTGKRNDCESVHEIIIDATGRIREDDVGINLHINGDVNSQVFTPDFLEWVNSTHGVHVEHKAHRPPQKILYLAENKLGAENARRTLNLALSNTTSPSTPFSTYLPASELASAYNYKPEAHASWFEQQKSWFRWAMSSSQNAEAENLETPFFDRHQTRLSDELLKLLRVTIPKTGSVAGLHESVTAVVGKCLFLQKPSFDDTAISPAQLGRLSLPRAFTNDIPLVSRFINSLMPIRPKNEAQLFRLRLSPTFNTGSPPELEIEVAMNSNFDGVDVHSVKAIITTNSVDYLLPENGLDLRFTRTVSQDLLYKPSSNSELPQSSSENFFPEPSSPQIEVMLQSLKTSIQGSIVSSEASQAAVPLPIFCNVTLPSDLVLQPASHRVKSKKMDESMAENNVTVEYMFPPLNDIRGAIVQKYNFNGRPLDYRYYESGSLLAARTNEVSMGMEIPQIDSAAENDQYQQLDHEFHSFYNAACDMAFKIHGKRYVD; this comes from the coding sequence ATGCTTCGACGCCCTGCAGGGACCAAGCTGGGGCTTCTGAGCTTCCAGTCGTTTTTATATCGGAGATCACTATTGACATACCCACACGCCGTTCTCCCCCGCTACCAGAGCAACTGGAGTCGGGATCATGAACGTGAAGCTTTCAATAGACCCAATTTCGAACGAAACCGCGAATCGAAAGATAATGGAAAATGTGAAGCAGGCAGATTCACATTGGATGTGGACACTCTTGGAAAGCCAGGACAAATTGTTGTTGTGCCTTCACGTCGCCGCCGAGTGTTGAATCGTAATCGAAACAAAAACCTCGAAAATGAATCTGGCGGCACAATCAGCGCAATGTTGGATGAAATTAATGACGAGAACTCATCGCCCAGTGATAAGTCGGTCCAGGAAAGAATTAATGAGGTTCGTGGATCATATCAACTGGGGCAGATCTTGCCTGCTGCCGATCTCAAGGCACTGTGGTCAAAATTGGCTTCCTCTTTCACATACAAGCAATTACTGGGGTTCATTTCAGAGCATAACCGCACTTCTGTGGTAGAAGAGAAAGGTTGGACATGGGGCTCGAGTAGCTCCAAATCGCAAGACAAAATATTGGGGAAAACCAAGGGTTTTAGGGGAAAATCCCAGGCTGCAGAGACAATCGTTCGGAAGTGTTGGCAGCTGGTGGCTGATGGCGAGCGTGGCCAATTGGAATTCCGTATACCAGCTCAGTCCATATCCTTGCTTCTCCATGCTGAGCATTTTTCTTTCCACGAGCTAGCTAGTCTCCATGGCTGTGGCATTGATGTCACACAATCTGCGGGCCTGGTATCACTTACTGGCAAGCGAAATGATTGTGAGTCTGTTCATGAGATTATCATCGATGCCACTGGCAGAATCCGCGAGGATGATGTTGGAATCAATTTACATATCAACGGAGATGTAAACAGTCAAGTTTTTACCCCAGACTTTTTGGAATGGGTCAACAGCACACACGGGGTACATGTGGAACATAAAGCACACAGGCCACCACAAAAGATTCTCTATCTTGCAGAGAATAAGTTGGGGGCAGAGAATGCGCGGAGGACCTTGAATTTGGCCTTATCCAACACCACATCTCCATCGACACCATTCTCAACATATTTACCTGCTTCGGAACTCGCCAGTGCCTATAACTACAAACCAGAAGCTCATGCTTCGTGGTTTGAGCAGCAAAAGTCGTGGTTCCGGTGGGCAATGTCTTCCAGTCAAAATGCGGAGGCAGAAAATCTCGAAACCCCTTTCTTCGATAGGCATCAAACACGACTCTCAGATGAACTATTGAAGCTTCTCCGAGTTACTATCCCGAAAACCGGTTCAGTTGCCGGTTTGCATGAATCTGTAACGGCCGTGGTTGGGAAATGCCTTTTTTTGCAAAAGCCCTCTTTTGATGATACAGCCATCAGTCCGGCACAATTGGGGAGACTGTCCCTTCCACGGGCTTTCACAAATGACATACCTTTGGTGTCGCGTTTCATCAACTCACTTATGCCTATCCGCCCAAAGAACGAAGCACAGCTATTTCGACTTCGGTTGTCTCCAACTTTCAACACAGGATCCCCGCCGGAACTCGAAATTGAGGTGGCGATGAACTCAAACTTCGATGGCGTGGATGTCCACAGCGTTAAGGCTATTATCACCACAAACAGCGTTGACTACCTACTTCCTGAAAATGGTCTTGACCTACGTTTTACGCGAACTGTTTCCCAAGATCTCCTGTATAAACCGTCTTCCAACTCAGAACTCCCGCAAAGCTCTTCTGAGAACTTCTTCCCCGagccttcttctccacagATCGAAGTAATGCTGCAAAGCCTCAAAACCTCCATCCAGGGCTCAATCGTCAGCAGCGAGGCTTCGCAAGCTGCTGTTCCACTTCCTATATTTTGTAACGTCACTCTTCCCAGTGATCTTGTTCTGCAGCCTGCTTCGCACAGAGTCAAGTCCAAGAAGATGGACGAATCAATGGCAGAGAACAACGTCACCGTCGAATACATGTTCCCGCCACTCAACGATATTCGAGGTGCCATTGTTCAAAAGTACAACTTTAATGGGCGGCCACTTGACTACCGGTATTATGAAAGCGGTTCGCTCCTTGCTGCTCGGACAAATGAGGTCTCTATGGGCATGGAGATTCCTCAGATTGACTCGGCCGCAGAAAATGACCAATATCAGCAGCTTGATCATGAGTTCCATTCGTTCTACAACGCGGCATGTGACATGGCATTCAAAATCCACGGCAAAAGATATGTGGATTAA